In a genomic window of Drosophila takahashii strain IR98-3 E-12201 chromosome 3L, DtakHiC1v2, whole genome shotgun sequence:
- the Obp73a gene encoding general odorant-binding protein 70, giving the protein MRITQLLYISSVVIASIEAVEYLIRFETKKAKCLNPPRTARKVESVINECQDEVRNKLVNEAYEILKEQVSHKQPPVDPNDDSIDFIWPSVPGGSSSIDQPPNISQYEYIVYDEPEPHRHIARLMKNIRRLDVASSGIYHPTLVPLEDKRIAGCLLHCVYAKNNAIDQKGWPTLDGLVHFYSEGVHEHGFFMATLRSVNLCLRTMTARYEVNRKELPKKGESCDLAFDVFDCISDQITGYCLDQYSRY; this is encoded by the exons ATGAGGATTACACAACTGTTATATATCTCGAGTGTGGTTATCGCATCGATCGAGGCGGTGGAATATCTAATTCGCTTCGAGACGAAGAAGGCCAAGTGCCTGAATCCACCCAGAACTGCGAGGAAAGTGGAGTCGGTGATAAACGAGTGCCAGGATGAGGTGCGCAATAAGTTGGTTAATG AGGCCTATGAGATACTCAAAGAGCAGGTGTCCCACAAACAACCGCCCGTTGATCCCAACGATGACTCCATCGACTTTATCTGGCCATCTGTCCCAGGAGGCTCTTCCTCCATCGATCAGCCCCCCAACATCAGTCAGTACGAGTATATAGTCTACGATGAGCCCGAACCACATCGCCATATTGCCCGACTTATGAAGAACATCCGACGTCTGGATGTGGCCAGTTCGGGCATTTACCATCCCACTTTGGTGCCTCTGGAAGACAAACGCATTGCGGGA TGCCTGctgcattgcgtatacgccaagAATAACGCCATCGACCAGAAGGGTTGGCCCACCCTGGACGGACTGGTCCACTTTTACTCCGAGGGCGTCCACGAGCACGGGTTCTTCATGGCCACGCTGCGGTCCGTGAACCTCTGCCTCCGGACAATGACCGCCCGGTACGAAGTGAACCGCAAGGAGCTGCCCAAGAAAGGTGAAAGCTGCGATCTGGCTTTTGATGTCTTCGACTGCATATCCGACCAAATTACCGGCTACTGTCTGGATCAATACAGCAGATATTAA
- the Cpr73D gene encoding uncharacterized protein Cpr73D produces MLHLHRHLNFLWFLCALLGFFADPARAEIEYNTINEDGSFQFRHANDDIGGYYHSASGTPDNTVRGRYGSRSPASGQIEETVYTAGPRGFRANGPKIHRKMDLAQYPVLPRGSPDDPLADPFDDPSYSFSYRTPDQSRSEENDSGNRIRGLYSYLDDVGERHSVRYAAGAGTGFEISNAVPDSPSTVAYSSPLYKSHPKTRGKMAVQRGPAGSYKLIASGPDHRRAESRAPDGLVRGTYSFLDDKGVQRTVEYIAGAGIGYRVVQNRIGPGTHINPSVADFRLADPDFRLANDFGRGAGGGLGPKAGGGGVGGSGGSGGSSGSGGASGSAGSGGAGRGRTSSRPGGKEYLKPADRNQGEGDATDDDIGSADDNQGDDGGLSTSSSGSTSFNGKEDRRGFPAGSSQRGSTRYDGGGGTSQRGGAQGGGSTRTNASGSRNRNRFGGSASAERGGGGGGGTRGEVAGSRRGGGGSSSSSSAEGDSGLGYLPPTGGSGTSAISGPGDNYHLNDDDVGSSLPPLVTANHRILEIDRDREWVQRHRDSTVIKNVGKWYVGLPPGQSVRAHVQNIDIVPLGGRIGLSPSEALRQDEIAELNASREH; encoded by the exons ATGCTGCACCTGCATCGGCACTTGAATTTCCTTTGGTTCCTCTGCGCACTCTTGGGATTCTTTGCGGACCCTGCAAGAGCGGAAATCGAGTATAATACCATCAACGAGGATGGATCTTTTCAGTTTCG ACATGCAAATGATGACATTGGCGGCTACTATCACAGCGCCTCGGGCACTCCGGACAACACGGTGCGAGGTCGCTACGGTTCGCGGAGTCCGGCGAGCGGCCAGATCGAGGAGACCGTCTACACAGCCGGACCACGTGG ATTTCGCGCGAACGGACCGAAGATCCATCGCAAAATGGACCTGGCCCAGTATCCGGTACTGCCGCGCGGAAGTCCCGACGATCCGCTGGCCGATCCCTTCGATGATCCCTCATACAGCTTTAGCTATCGCACTCCGGATCAATCGCGCAGCGAGGAGAATGATTCGGGCAACAGGATAAGGG GACTTTACTCCTACCTGGACGACGTGGGCGAGCGGCACAGTGTTCGCTATGCAGCTGGAGCCGGAACCGGTTTCGAGATCTCCAATGCCGTGCCGGACAGTCCGTCCACGGTGGCCTACTCCAGTCCGCTGTACAAGTCGCATCCCAAGACGCGCGGCAAGATGGCGGTGCAAAGGGGTCCGGCGGGTAGCTACAAGCTGATTGCATCCGGTCCGGATCACCGGCGGGCAGAGAGTCGAGCTCCGGATGGCCTGGTGCGCGGCACCTACTCCTTCCTCGACGACAAGGGTGTGCAGAGGACAGTGGAGTATATAGCAGGGGCGGGAATTGGCTACAGGGTGGTGCAAAACCGCATAGGTCCCGGTACCCACATCAATCCCTCGGTGGCTGATTTCCGTCTAGCGGATCCTGACTTCCGACTGGCTAATGATTTTGGCAGGGGTGCAGGCGGCGGTTTGGGTCCAAAGGCAGGAGGAGGGGGAGTGGGTGGATCAGGTGGCTCAGGTGGCTCGAGTGGTTCAGGAGGAGCATCGGGATCTGCAGGATCAGGTGGTGCAGGTAGGGGTCGCACCTCTAGCAGACCCGGTGGCAAGGAATATCTGAAGCCAGCTGATAGGAATCAAGGGGAAGGAGATGCTACAGATGATGATATCGGATCCGCAGATGATAACCAAGGGGATGACGGCGGATTGAGCACCAGTTCCTCTGGTTCCACCAGTTTCAATGGCAAAGAAGATCGCCGGGGATTCCCAGCGGGAAGTTCCCAAAGGGGCAGCACTAGATACGATGGAGGAGGGGGTACTTCGCAGAGAGGTGGAGCACAAGGTGGTGGTTCCACAAGGACCAATGCCAGTGGATCCAGAAACAGGAACCGATTCGGAGGAAGTGCCTCCGCTGAgaggggaggaggaggaggaggaggaacaaGGGGAGAAGTAGCAGGCAGTCGTCGTGGAGGAggcggctcctcctcctcctcctccgccgaaGGCGACTCTGGCCTGGGCTACCTGCCGCCCACAGGTGGATCGGGCACTAGTGCCATCAGCGGACCCGGGGACAATTACCACCTCAACGACGACGACGTTGGAAGTTCATTGCCTCCCTTGGTCACCGCCAACCATCGCATCCTGGAGATCGATCGGGACAGGGAGTGGGTTCAGAGGCATCGCGATTCCACGGTGATCAAGAACGTGGGTAAGTGGTATGTGGGTCTGCCGCCGGGCCAAAGTGTTCGTGCCCATGTCCAGAACATCGATATAGTGCCCCTGGGCGGAAGGATAGGTCTCTCGCCATCGGAGGCACTGCGTCAGGATGAGATCGCCGAGCTGAATGCCTCCAGGGAACACTGA
- the LOC108059147 gene encoding uncharacterized protein — translation MLLLWIGLLGVSSVRGAQVYMHFNGQGYSYNTDGDRLDRSVMTPSYGSSSLDSFGPLQFVQQALRSRMQPLPRISYNNQDNLALSRGYQTPFQPLQSGPNFHFSTDQMSHAQHTDESGNVLGKYSYYDEAGYHELSYKAGAGIGFVVMGGNLAKATASAASEPPNHSEIEIGNGIQTNALTSLQELHKYRGYT, via the coding sequence ATGCTGCTGCTTTGGATTGGCTTGCTGGGAGTTTCCAGTGTTCGAGGAGCCCAGGTGTATATGCACTTCAATGGGCAGGGTTACTCCTACAACACGGATGGCGATAGACTGGATAGAAGTGTGATGACCCCTAGTTATGGATCATCATCCTTGGACTCCTTTGGTCCTTTGCAGTTTGTGCAGCAGGCTTTGAGAAGCAGGATGCAGCCTCTTCCCAGGATTTCCTATAATAACCAGGATAACCTGGCGTTGAGTAGAGGTTACCAAACACCCTTTCAACCCCTGCAGAGCGGACCAAACTTCCATTTCAGCACTGACCAGATGTCGCATGCCCAGCACACCGATGAGTCGGGAAACGTATTGGGCAAGTACTCCTACTACGATGAGGCTGGCTACCACGAGCTGAGCTACAAGGCGGGCGCCGGCATCGGATTCGTGGTCATGGGTGGTAATTTGGCCAAGGCCACCGCCTCTGCCGCCTCGGAACCACCGAACCACTCGGAAATCGAAATCGGAAACGGAATCCAAACAAATGCCTTGACAAGCCTGCAAGAGTTGCATAAATATCGTGGCTACacgtaa